Genomic DNA from Fimbriimonas ginsengisoli Gsoil 348:
GCCAAGGGGCCGACCGTCCCCGCCGCGGAAATCGCTTCCCAGATCTCGCGGTCCACTCTCAACTACGCCCTGCTGCTTGGAGCCCCTAACCCTTGGAGCATGCATACCTTCTCCTTGGAGATCTTGCGCAGCCCGCTGTGGCTTGCCCTCGGCGCCGCTCTCACGATCGCCATTCCGTACGGCATCTATCGTCTGTGGAAATTCGACGCCCGGCTCGCCTGGGTTGCCGTCGGGGGTGCGCTGGTCTACTTCCCGGTCAGCAATATCATTCCGATCCCGTCGCTGCTGGCCGCCCCGTACCGGGTCGCCCTTTGCGGTCCCGCGGCCGCCATCCTGCTCGGCTTCGCCGCCTCCCGGATCAAGGTGCAGAAGGTTCCCGCCGTCCTTGCCTACGCCGGTGCGGCGGCTAGTCTCTTCCTGGTGCCGTGGGGCTCCGCTCGTCATGCGAACGAGACCACCCTCTTCGCCGCTTGTGTGAAGTACGACCCTTCGTCTTTCTACATGCGCGGCAACTACCTCACCGCACTTCAGAGCCAAGGTCGTTACTCCGAGGCGCTGGACCAGAGCGACAATCTTCTCTCCCAGGTCTTTGCCACCGCCGACACGCACGACTACCAAGCGCTGGAGAAGGAGTTCAAGGCGGACAAGAAGGTCGCCCGCCGTATCCTCGACAACAACGGAGCCCGCGCTGAAGCCGGTCCCCTGGCCTCGCGCTACGTTCTGATGCGCGGCCAGGTTCTTACCAAGATGGATCGGAACGAAGAAGCGCTTCGCGCCCTCGCCACCTCGGCCCGCCTCGACCCCAAGAGCGACGCCGCCTACTTCGGGATGGGCCAGCTCCTTTTAGATTCCAATGACCGGCTCGCCGTCCGCTACCTGCAGCGTGCAACCGTGCTGAATCCGGAGAACGGCGGTGCGATCTACGCCCTCGGCCGGTACTACATGTCTCACAAAGACTACGAAGCCGCCTACCGCACGCTCAATCGTATGCTCCGTGTCCCCCACGACACCTCCGACCCACTCCTCGATCTCGCCGACGTCGAGATTCGAACCGGCCGAACCGCCGAGGCAAAGCGAGCCCTCTACCTAGCCAGCCGCGGCATCGTAGACGTCACCCGCCTCAACCAACTGATCGACAGAGCGGGCTCGTAACCTTTACGCCAAGGGGCGCCGACGCTACGGCTACCGTTCCTTGGCTTTGTCGCTTTCGCCGGCTAACTTTCTCTGCTCTTGGGCCTTGGTCTCCATTTCTTCGATCGTCTTCGTCGGCAGGCGCGCCGCGCCCGCGTAGTCGCGAGTCAGGACCAGCGGCCCGGTTGCCAAACGTTCCTTCGCGGCGGAAATCGCGTCGCTGTACTGCGGGAGCCAAGCCTCGCCCGCGATCAGCATCTCGTCCGCCATCTGCCAAATCTCGGGCGGGTTGCAGACTGCCCCGGTGAGCGGATCCATCATCATCGCCTGCTTTAGCAGGGTGTCGTCGCCGTGAACCGCCGCCTCTACGGCCAGCCGCTGCACCGAAACCGAGACGTTGCAGACGGCAGCGCAGCCAAGCGGCAGATCGCCCACCAGCGGCATGTTGACTCCGTTTCGATCCACGTAGCCCGGAGCCTCGATGATGCAATCGTTGGGAAGGTTAGCGATCACCCCGTTGTTCACCACATTGAAGTGGCCGCGGTAAACCCGGCCCGTCTCCAGTGATTCGATGATGTAGCTCCCGTGCTCCTCGCCCCGCTTGTCCGGGGTGAACGAGTTCGGCTCGCCGGACATCCAGTTCGGGAAGTCGTGCTCGAACCAGCGCCGCCCCTCCGTGCAAACCCGTAGGTAGCCGCCGGTCTCCCCATTGATCCACGACCCCAGGTCGATCCACTCCATGATCTCGCTCGGACGCTTCCGATACCAAGGCACGTACTCGCTGAGATGTCCGTTCGATTCCGTGCTGTAGTAGCCGAATCGGCGCAACATGTCGATTCGCACCTTCTCGGTCTGCCGGAAGTGCTCCACCGACTCGAACGCCTCCAGCAGATGGGGGACCATATCCATCCCTCGCCAACGTATCTGCACGTACCAGGTCTGGTGATTGATCCCCGCACAGACGATGTCGACGTCCTTCTTCGTTACCTTCTCGTCCTCGGCGATCATCCCCTTCTCGCGCGCCCAACTCTCGATTGCGCGGGCGATCTGCCAGTGTCCACCTTGCACGCCGTGGCAAAGCCCGATCGTCTTAACGCCGCCGTACTTGTTGCACGCCCAAGTCAGCATCGCCATCGGGTTAGAGTAGTTGAGGAAGGTGCAGTCGCTCGCCGCGTGGGTTTTGATGTCGCGGCAGAAGTCCAGCAGCACCGGAATGCCGCGTTGCGCGTACATGATCCCGCCCGGGCCGAGGGTGTCGCCCACGCACTGGTCGACGCCATACTTGAGCGGAATATCGACGTCGGTCGCAAACGCTTCGAGTCCGCCTACCCGGACAAAGCAGAGGACGTAGTCCGCTCCGTCGAGTGCGGCTTTTCGATCGAGAGTCGGCGTGACCGTCGCCGGCACGCCGTTCGCCTCGATGTCGCGCCGCATCAGCTGCGTGGTCATATCGAGGTTGTGTTCGTTGATGTCGTGGAACGCGAACTTGGTGTCCTGAAGCTCAGGCACGGTCAAGATATCCCGGCAGATCCCCCGCGTAAACCCAACGCTCCCCGCCCCGATAACGGCAACTTTGATCGACATGCCCCGATTGTAGCCGTGGCATGGGCATCTTGCCCATGTGTATCACGTCCGTCCCGGGCGTGTTGCCAAGGAGAACGAACGTTCGCCAGCCAGGTGCGGGACGCCCCTGGGATACACGCGGGCTGGAAGCCACGTGCCACGGTACGCTTATGGGGAATATGGCAGACCGTTACGAACCGGCATCGTTCGAGCAGAAGTGGCGCGACCGATGGCAGGAAGCAGAGCTCTACAAGACCCGTGAAGAAGAAGGAAGGCCGAAGTTCTACGGCCTAGATTTCTTCCCTTACCCCAGCGGGGCGGGTCTATCGGTAGGGCATGCCCGTAACTTCGTGCCGACCGACGTAATCGCCCGCATGCGCTACATGCAGGGATACAACGTCCTGCACCCGATGGGATTCGACGCGTTCGGCTTGCCGGCCGAGAACGAAGCGATTAAACGGCAGAGCCACCCGGCGCCGATGATCGAGCGATACGCCGCCAATTACCAGCGCCAAATGACGCTGATCGGTATCGGCTACGACTGGTCGCGCTCGTTCAAATCTTCCGATCCCGACTACTACAAGTGGACCCAGTGGATCTTCGAGTTGCTGTTCAAGCGTGGCCTCGCCTACCAGAAGCTCGCCGCCGTCAACTGGGATCCGGTCGACAAGACCGTACTCGCCGATGAGGAAGTCATCGCGGGTCGAGGCGAGCGGTCGGGCGCGCTGGTTGAGAAGAAGTGGATCCCCCAGTGGTTCTTCAAGATCACCGACTACGCCCAGCGTCTGATCGACGACCTCGACACCATCGACTGGCCCGAAGGGATCAAAACGCAGCAGAGAAATTGGATCGGGCGCAGTGAAGGGGTTCAGTTCAGGATGAACGTGGCGTTGGGCGTTGGGGAAAACAAAGTCTACGACTTAAGCGAGGAACGCCCAACGCCCAACATCCAACGCCTCACGTTCGACGTCTTCACCACCCGGATCGATACGATCTTCGGCATGACCTTCTGCGTCCTGGCGCCAGAACATCAGCTCGTGGACAAGTTGCCGGTAACGGAAGACGATCGCGCTCGCATCCGCGCCTACCAAGAGCAGGCGCGAACCCTCAGCGACGTCGATCGTCAGGCCACAACTCGCGAGAAGACCGGCGTTTTCACCGGCGCGTATGCCATCAATCCCGCCAACGGCCAGAAGGTACCGATATGGATCGCCGACTACGTGCTCGCCACCTACGGCACCGGAGCGATCATGGCCGTACCCGGCCACGACGATCGCGACTTCGAGTTCGCTCAGAAGTTCGATATCCCGGTGGTTCCGGTCATCGCCCCCGCGGAGGCGGCTTCCTTCGAAAGGATCGATAAAGTCGAAACTGCGGACGGACACGTCGCTCTGTATTCGCCGTTCTCCACGATGAGCTTCCCGCTCCCATTCATCACCAAGGAAGGGATCCTCATCAATTCCGGCGAGTACGACGGCATGCCGGTCAAAGAGGCCCAGAATGCCCTCGGAACCTGGATCGAAAGCCTCGGTATCGGTGAGCGGAAGATTCAATACAAGCTCCGCGACTGGCTGATTTCGCGCCAGCGGTACTGGGGTTGTCCCATTCCAGTGATTCACACCAAAGAGGGCGAGATGGAAGTCGTCGCGGAGAGTGCGCTGCCGGTGGAGCTGCCGTGGGTGGAGAACTACGAGCCGACCGGCGACGGCACTTCCCCGCTCGCGCATATCCCGGAGTTCGTAAACGTCGTCGATGGCGACGGCCGCTTGGGCCGGCGTGAGACCGACACGATGGGCGGCTTCGCCTGCTCCTCTTGGTACTTCCTGCGGTTCGCCGACCCCCACAACTACGAGAGAGGGTGGGACCCGGAGAAGGCGAAGTACTGGATGCCGGTCGACTGCTACGTCGGCGGCGCCGAGCACGCCGTCATGCATCTGCTCTATGCCCGCTTTTGGACCAAGGTGCT
This window encodes:
- a CDS encoding alpha-glucosidase/alpha-galactosidase → MSIKVAVIGAGSVGFTRGICRDILTVPELQDTKFAFHDINEHNLDMTTQLMRRDIEANGVPATVTPTLDRKAALDGADYVLCFVRVGGLEAFATDVDIPLKYGVDQCVGDTLGPGGIMYAQRGIPVLLDFCRDIKTHAASDCTFLNYSNPMAMLTWACNKYGGVKTIGLCHGVQGGHWQIARAIESWAREKGMIAEDEKVTKKDVDIVCAGINHQTWYVQIRWRGMDMVPHLLEAFESVEHFRQTEKVRIDMLRRFGYYSTESNGHLSEYVPWYRKRPSEIMEWIDLGSWINGETGGYLRVCTEGRRWFEHDFPNWMSGEPNSFTPDKRGEEHGSYIIESLETGRVYRGHFNVVNNGVIANLPNDCIIEAPGYVDRNGVNMPLVGDLPLGCAAVCNVSVSVQRLAVEAAVHGDDTLLKQAMMMDPLTGAVCNPPEIWQMADEMLIAGEAWLPQYSDAISAAKERLATGPLVLTRDYAGAARLPTKTIEEMETKAQEQRKLAGESDKAKER
- the leuS gene encoding leucine--tRNA ligase, which codes for MADRYEPASFEQKWRDRWQEAELYKTREEEGRPKFYGLDFFPYPSGAGLSVGHARNFVPTDVIARMRYMQGYNVLHPMGFDAFGLPAENEAIKRQSHPAPMIERYAANYQRQMTLIGIGYDWSRSFKSSDPDYYKWTQWIFELLFKRGLAYQKLAAVNWDPVDKTVLADEEVIAGRGERSGALVEKKWIPQWFFKITDYAQRLIDDLDTIDWPEGIKTQQRNWIGRSEGVQFRMNVALGVGENKVYDLSEERPTPNIQRLTFDVFTTRIDTIFGMTFCVLAPEHQLVDKLPVTEDDRARIRAYQEQARTLSDVDRQATTREKTGVFTGAYAINPANGQKVPIWIADYVLATYGTGAIMAVPGHDDRDFEFAQKFDIPVVPVIAPAEAASFERIDKVETADGHVALYSPFSTMSFPLPFITKEGILINSGEYDGMPVKEAQNALGTWIESLGIGERKIQYKLRDWLISRQRYWGCPIPVIHTKEGEMEVVAESALPVELPWVENYEPTGDGTSPLAHIPEFVNVVDGDGRLGRRETDTMGGFACSSWYFLRFADPHNYERGWDPEKAKYWMPVDCYVGGAEHAVMHLLYARFWTKVLYDAGLVTVKEPFQTLRNQGQVLGYTPYRKPREDERLDTGEEGILVSFEEAKALPKDDVVWRWSRMSKSKGNVVTPDEAVAEYGADALRLYLLFRAPFDADIEWENKGMSDLARFLSRIFRVVDTFKPHYEASWRNFIPFEEASDVSKKLRRATHQAIRNVTGDIDRFGFNTYVSWLMKYVNSINEIVGGGVPADDRAAGLAVSEAIETLILLLAPGAPHSADELWESLGNSGFTYHQDWPTYDDRLAAEDTKTIAVQINGKLRDTFEIAAGASDEEHEEAAKRREKVAPHLEGKTVRKVIVVPGKLVNIVAN